In one window of Burkholderia sp. NRF60-BP8 DNA:
- a CDS encoding lipase family protein, producing MNARDYALLAQEAYSAPHDIGTGSGPSCAIVRDVADGRVIAFPGTDSVADLLADFDVKPDPVPFLGHVHGGFWSAYQAIQQEVINAASGQAVIFVGHSLGAALAIVAAASFVANGNPVKAVWGFAPPRVSPDVSISSVLAGTRMNLYRNGNDAVPAVPPIWPQSGSLIQIGKASLPFINLKDHALSRYIAALPTN from the coding sequence ATGAATGCCCGCGATTACGCGCTGCTTGCCCAAGAGGCATATAGCGCGCCGCACGATATTGGGACTGGTAGTGGCCCGTCGTGCGCAATCGTCCGTGACGTTGCAGACGGTCGTGTTATCGCGTTCCCTGGAACCGATAGTGTGGCCGACCTGCTAGCTGACTTCGACGTAAAGCCTGATCCTGTTCCGTTCCTCGGGCATGTGCATGGCGGCTTCTGGAGCGCCTACCAGGCTATTCAGCAAGAAGTCATCAACGCGGCCAGTGGGCAAGCAGTTATCTTCGTTGGCCACTCATTGGGGGCTGCACTCGCTATCGTTGCTGCGGCTTCATTCGTGGCGAATGGGAATCCCGTCAAGGCGGTATGGGGTTTTGCACCGCCGCGGGTGAGCCCGGACGTAAGCATCTCGAGCGTGCTTGCTGGCACGCGTATGAACCTCTACCGAAACGGCAACGATGCGGTGCCCGCTGTACCTCCTATCTGGCCTCAAAGCGGATCTCTGATTCAGATCGGCAAAGCGTCGCTGCCGTTCATCAATCTGAAAGATCACGCGCTCTCGCGGTACATCGCAGCTCTCCCGACAAACTAG
- a CDS encoding lysozyme translates to MNSANAGLTLSAAGAAIIKQFEDANGPKLVAFKPTPNDVWTLGWGHTHGVTEGMTCTPEQAEEWFQQDMAWAQSAVLSAVNVPLNQNQFDALVSFTENEGAAAFDRSTLLRLLNEGNYSGAASQFSSWVYQAGQILPGLVSRRKQEAALFNTPVNA, encoded by the coding sequence ATGAACTCAGCCAATGCCGGCCTGACGCTTTCAGCGGCTGGCGCTGCAATCATCAAGCAATTCGAGGACGCAAACGGTCCGAAGCTCGTCGCGTTCAAGCCCACGCCGAACGACGTGTGGACGCTGGGTTGGGGGCATACCCATGGCGTGACGGAAGGCATGACCTGCACGCCCGAGCAGGCCGAAGAATGGTTTCAGCAGGATATGGCGTGGGCGCAAAGCGCCGTCCTGTCGGCCGTAAATGTGCCGCTCAACCAGAACCAGTTCGATGCGCTTGTCAGCTTCACTGAAAACGAAGGGGCTGCTGCGTTCGATAGGTCGACGCTGCTGCGGTTGCTAAACGAAGGCAACTACAGCGGTGCCGCTTCGCAGTTCTCGTCCTGGGTCTACCAGGCTGGGCAAATCTTGCCGGGTCTCGTTTCCCGGCGCAAACAGGAGGCGGCGCTGTTTAACACGCCGGTGAATGCATGA
- a CDS encoding DUF1003 domain-containing protein, with amino-acid sequence MLKRLYLKFREERVFLRALCVFVFTALTLHYTIGYDADWGGTNLTLSIEAAIASAVIMMEQKRSGDIQQRQLEALLAMAESARERDAEQIALMRALKESDERLLKALTEGEKS; translated from the coding sequence ATGCTTAAGCGCCTGTACCTCAAGTTCCGTGAGGAAAGGGTCTTTCTTCGGGCGCTTTGCGTGTTCGTCTTCACGGCGCTGACGCTGCATTACACGATCGGGTATGACGCCGATTGGGGTGGCACGAACCTGACTCTATCCATTGAGGCTGCGATCGCAAGCGCCGTGATCATGATGGAGCAGAAACGTTCTGGAGATATTCAGCAAAGACAGCTTGAGGCGCTTCTCGCGATGGCCGAATCGGCCCGAGAACGCGATGCCGAGCAAATCGCACTTATGCGCGCGCTGAAGGAGTCGGACGAACGACTTTTGAAGGCGCTTACCGAAGGTGAAAAGTCATGA
- a CDS encoding tail fiber domain-containing protein, translating to MGLWNWSTTAANNATADPSINWQEGQAPSTVNDSARAMMAAVAVWYQAAEWMNLGDTPTYVSATQFTVTGNRTTTYSVGRRVKASVTAGTIYGAITASAYTSLTTITVAWDSGSLDSGLSEVDVGIFNPLYSSFPRLSAGIYTQGRSYFSNSGANNGEIALQNNGGGYFYLRGRNGGGCEFVNNAYSASVTSLDDTGNFTTAGTVSGSNITGSSDRRLKSHIKRIRNATDVVLSWAGVTFQRKGDKTKRRHAGFIANEMQSSTPELVFEDDKGIKSIAYGNATAYLAEAFKELEARVKKLEKKQ from the coding sequence ATGGGACTTTGGAATTGGTCCACCACTGCGGCAAACAACGCCACGGCCGATCCGTCGATCAACTGGCAAGAGGGGCAAGCACCTTCCACGGTCAACGATTCGGCTCGAGCCATGATGGCGGCCGTAGCAGTCTGGTATCAGGCGGCAGAGTGGATGAATCTCGGCGATACCCCGACCTACGTCAGTGCCACGCAATTTACAGTCACCGGCAATCGGACGACAACCTACTCGGTGGGTCGACGGGTCAAGGCGAGCGTGACAGCCGGGACTATCTACGGCGCCATTACCGCTTCCGCTTACACATCTCTGACGACGATTACCGTCGCCTGGGATTCGGGGAGCCTCGACAGCGGTCTTTCAGAGGTAGATGTAGGCATCTTCAATCCGTTGTATTCATCGTTCCCCCGGCTGAGTGCGGGGATTTATACGCAAGGTCGCAGCTACTTCAGTAACAGCGGAGCTAACAACGGGGAAATTGCGCTTCAGAATAACGGGGGCGGCTATTTCTATCTCCGCGGCCGAAATGGGGGAGGGTGCGAGTTTGTCAACAACGCCTATTCGGCATCCGTGACGAGCCTTGATGACACCGGGAATTTTACAACCGCTGGCACGGTTAGCGGTTCCAACATCACCGGCTCGTCTGATCGGCGGCTCAAATCTCACATCAAAAGGATTCGGAACGCGACTGATGTCGTCCTTTCATGGGCCGGCGTGACGTTCCAGCGTAAGGGTGACAAGACAAAGCGGCGGCATGCTGGGTTCATTGCGAACGAGATGCAGTCGAGTACGCCTGAACTTGTCTTCGAAGATGACAAGGGCATCAAGAGTATTGCGTATGGGAACGCCACCGCATACCTGGCCGAGGCATTCAAGGAACTGGAAGCGCGCGTCAAAAAACTGGAGAAGAAACAATGA
- a CDS encoding phage adaptor protein produces MTIFVQSVGTPGVAGIIDYFSLKQAVQDWFARSDVGGYIDYFIQTAENKIYRDIFSMNEGRGVQPIEASLNVTIANGVAPLPVGYLGLKHSVVSINGFSFELQRRNAEFIYTQYPNRSPQAAPAYIAREGQNFIFGPFPDAAYTVTGTYWMRSPQLTSVNNVTWMTNTIPNILLAACCVAAARFVKDQEALQLWSAEYQADMADFLLADRAEEQSGSAFAMVAA; encoded by the coding sequence ATGACCATCTTTGTCCAATCAGTCGGCACCCCTGGCGTCGCGGGGATAATCGACTATTTCTCGCTCAAGCAGGCGGTTCAGGATTGGTTCGCGCGGTCTGACGTGGGCGGATACATTGACTATTTCATCCAGACCGCCGAGAACAAGATCTACCGCGACATTTTCTCGATGAACGAGGGGCGCGGCGTCCAGCCGATCGAAGCGTCTTTGAACGTGACGATTGCCAATGGCGTCGCCCCGCTTCCCGTGGGCTATCTCGGGCTGAAGCATTCGGTCGTATCGATCAACGGCTTTTCATTCGAGCTGCAACGTCGGAACGCCGAGTTCATCTATACGCAGTACCCGAATCGTAGCCCGCAAGCGGCGCCGGCATATATTGCGCGCGAAGGCCAGAACTTCATCTTCGGGCCATTCCCAGACGCGGCATATACGGTTACCGGCACGTACTGGATGCGCTCCCCGCAGCTCACGTCGGTGAACAACGTGACATGGATGACGAACACCATCCCGAATATTCTGCTTGCCGCCTGCTGCGTGGCCGCGGCCCGATTCGTGAAGGATCAGGAAGCATTGCAGTTGTGGAGCGCCGAGTATCAGGCTGATATGGCCGATTTCCTTCTGGCCGATCGCGCCGAAGAACAGTCCGGCTCTGCCTTTGCGATGGTGGCTGCGTAA
- a CDS encoding carboxypeptidase-like regulatory domain-containing protein, translating to MQKYVNSVAATNGIPIAGASVQVNNYPAGTPATIYSDNGVTVAANPLTTDGSGNFSFYAADGRYQLVISGFNIQLATVNDIMLVDVLPADLPTALPGSSGKLWNNGGTVSVS from the coding sequence ATGCAAAAGTACGTGAACAGTGTGGCGGCCACGAACGGCATCCCCATTGCCGGCGCATCGGTTCAGGTGAACAACTATCCCGCCGGTACGCCCGCGACGATCTATTCCGACAATGGCGTGACGGTTGCTGCGAATCCGCTCACCACGGACGGCAGCGGCAACTTCTCGTTCTACGCCGCGGACGGCCGTTATCAACTCGTGATCAGCGGCTTCAACATTCAACTAGCGACCGTCAACGACATTATGCTTGTTGACGTGCTGCCCGCAGATTTGCCTACGGCGCTTCCGGGGTCGTCCGGCAAGCTTTGGAACAACGGCGGTACCGTCTCCGTATCCTGA
- a CDS encoding DUF5309 domain-containing protein, whose amino-acid sequence MAVPSNTYQTYQQTNIREDLSNLIFNVDPFKTPILNMTKKNKATQRNHEWDTDSLAAQNLSNAQVEGDDPTSQVLSPTARMGNYVQTSNKVVQLSGLSQAVVAAGGSNKMGYQLLKKSKELKRDMEGILTYNHAKAIGNSTTASTLGGLPCWLYTNTVFQTGGTPAGANPSLNANGWTDGSSTRTYNSTTTALTEAMMKNVLQLIYKNSGESPEYAVVSPANKQNISAFSGPGTRFIEVEDKTLQTAVDVYQSDFGEVKIIPDIFLAQSKDCFFINPNYLRVAYLRPFQTVPLAKTGDSDKKMLLVDYTLEVGNEKAHGLITDTTG is encoded by the coding sequence ATGGCAGTCCCGTCGAATACCTATCAGACGTATCAGCAGACCAACATTCGAGAAGACCTCTCGAACCTCATTTTCAACGTCGATCCGTTCAAGACGCCGATCCTGAACATGACGAAGAAGAACAAGGCCACGCAGCGCAACCACGAATGGGATACGGATTCGCTGGCCGCCCAAAACCTGTCGAATGCGCAGGTTGAAGGTGACGATCCGACCTCCCAAGTCCTCAGCCCGACTGCACGTATGGGCAACTACGTGCAAACGTCGAACAAGGTCGTACAGCTCTCGGGACTGTCGCAAGCGGTCGTCGCTGCGGGCGGCTCGAACAAGATGGGCTACCAGCTCCTGAAGAAGTCCAAGGAACTGAAGCGTGATATGGAGGGTATCCTCACCTACAACCACGCGAAAGCCATCGGCAACTCGACCACAGCATCGACGCTCGGCGGCCTGCCGTGCTGGCTATACACGAACACGGTGTTCCAGACTGGCGGCACGCCGGCAGGTGCAAACCCGTCGCTGAACGCCAACGGCTGGACCGACGGTTCGAGCACGCGCACGTACAACAGCACGACGACGGCGCTCACCGAAGCGATGATGAAGAACGTCCTCCAGTTGATCTACAAGAACTCGGGCGAATCGCCGGAATACGCTGTCGTGTCGCCGGCCAACAAGCAGAACATCTCGGCCTTCAGCGGACCGGGCACTCGTTTCATCGAAGTGGAAGACAAGACCCTGCAAACCGCGGTCGACGTCTACCAGTCGGACTTCGGTGAAGTGAAGATCATCCCGGACATCTTCCTGGCCCAGTCGAAAGACTGCTTCTTCATCAACCCGAACTACCTGCGCGTCGCGTATCTGCGCCCGTTCCAGACCGTGCCGCTCGCCAAGACCGGCGACAGCGACAAGAAGATGCTGCTTGTCGACTACACGCTGGAAGTCGGCAATGAGAAGGCTCACGGCCTGATCACGGACACGACGGGCTGA
- a CDS encoding portal protein, protein MPNDKRGMTDEELLALIGQYEKSALGSSVSVGPSVGGSIKPAAQAMTTLEIDRYNALNAYFARPLGNEVEDRSQIVLPELRDTVEWIMPQLMRMFAAGKPCQFDPENPDDDDQAEIETEVVNHVFMKQNPGFFILHDFFKDALLLRNGYINTYWLKERKSSVERYSGLGEIEVAKMMQDAQSAGDEIEILEQKESQQIIFAPDGTPQPSVVFDINLRRTRKVGRICVECVPPEEMRISPEARHGLDESPFAEHERKVPRSDLIEMGFDLAEVARIEKSQPDWLDLIALARNEVTDQLSEDEPTDPASQLVTLRTVFIRVDYDGDGIAELRRVMVGGDKILDNDEVEEVSYSYCSPIRMPHRHVGISYYDLLYDLQVIKTTLFRQALDNLYLTNNQGYAVDWQNVNMSDMVTSRPGRIVRTTGAPANSILPLTTPSNMMSQIVPALEYCDLQREMRTGIGKDTMGVDADALQDVTKGGQLAAMSAAAMKVELVARLLAEGVKEVFSKIHRLLMRHQDKTMTLKLTNRWVDVNPGEWRERTQISVNVGLGSGNREEARANIMLLGQAQAQIAPFGLVGPKQAYETFKEMARLLGKENPTLYAMDPDSQEYQQMMAQKAQQPPQDPRLGAAQIKAESDKQIAGIRLQTEQIKADSERAQAQAELLHGAQQGQQDRDLQAAQINSQEWQTALKVIGQIVASQLKQDAMADAGAMVNKDMSEVQRGS, encoded by the coding sequence ATGCCTAACGACAAGCGCGGCATGACAGACGAAGAACTTCTAGCGCTCATCGGGCAATACGAAAAGTCGGCGCTCGGCTCGTCTGTCTCGGTTGGCCCGTCTGTTGGCGGCAGCATCAAGCCCGCAGCTCAGGCGATGACAACGCTGGAGATCGATCGCTACAACGCACTCAACGCCTACTTCGCTCGCCCGCTTGGCAACGAGGTGGAGGATCGCAGCCAGATCGTTCTTCCCGAGCTTCGCGATACGGTCGAATGGATCATGCCGCAGCTCATGCGAATGTTCGCCGCTGGCAAGCCGTGCCAGTTCGACCCTGAGAATCCGGACGACGACGACCAGGCGGAGATCGAAACGGAAGTCGTGAACCACGTGTTCATGAAGCAGAATCCGGGCTTCTTCATCCTGCACGACTTCTTCAAAGACGCGCTGCTGCTGCGCAATGGCTACATCAACACGTATTGGCTGAAGGAACGGAAGTCATCGGTCGAGCGCTATTCCGGGCTGGGTGAGATCGAAGTCGCCAAGATGATGCAGGACGCTCAGTCCGCGGGCGACGAGATCGAGATCCTTGAGCAGAAGGAGTCGCAGCAGATCATCTTTGCGCCTGATGGCACACCGCAGCCCTCGGTCGTTTTCGACATCAATCTTCGCCGCACGCGCAAAGTCGGCCGAATCTGCGTCGAATGCGTGCCCCCGGAAGAGATGCGCATCTCGCCGGAAGCGCGCCATGGTCTGGATGAATCGCCCTTTGCAGAACACGAACGCAAGGTTCCGCGCTCCGACCTGATCGAGATGGGCTTCGACCTGGCCGAAGTGGCACGCATCGAGAAGTCGCAGCCTGACTGGCTTGATTTGATCGCATTGGCTCGGAATGAAGTCACGGACCAGTTGAGCGAGGACGAGCCGACCGACCCGGCGAGCCAGCTTGTGACGCTGCGCACGGTCTTCATCCGCGTGGATTACGACGGCGACGGGATTGCCGAGCTTCGCCGCGTGATGGTTGGCGGCGACAAAATCCTCGACAACGATGAAGTAGAAGAGGTGAGCTATTCGTACTGCTCGCCCATCCGCATGCCGCACCGTCACGTCGGGATCAGCTACTACGATCTGCTGTATGACCTACAAGTCATCAAGACGACGCTGTTCCGTCAGGCTCTCGACAACCTGTATCTGACTAACAACCAAGGTTACGCGGTCGATTGGCAGAACGTGAACATGAGCGACATGGTCACGTCGCGTCCGGGCCGGATTGTGCGCACAACGGGCGCGCCGGCGAACTCTATCCTGCCACTCACCACGCCGTCGAACATGATGAGCCAGATCGTCCCGGCGCTCGAATACTGCGATCTCCAGCGCGAGATGCGCACGGGCATCGGCAAGGACACGATGGGCGTCGATGCGGACGCATTGCAGGACGTGACGAAGGGCGGCCAGCTTGCCGCCATGTCTGCTGCGGCGATGAAGGTCGAGCTTGTGGCCCGTCTACTGGCTGAAGGCGTTAAGGAAGTATTCAGCAAGATCCACCGCCTGCTCATGCGCCATCAGGACAAGACGATGACGCTCAAGCTCACCAATCGATGGGTCGATGTGAACCCGGGCGAATGGCGTGAGCGGACGCAGATCAGCGTGAACGTGGGTCTTGGCTCGGGAAATCGCGAGGAAGCACGCGCAAACATCATGCTGCTCGGCCAAGCGCAAGCCCAAATTGCACCGTTCGGGCTGGTCGGGCCGAAGCAAGCCTACGAGACGTTCAAGGAAATGGCTCGGCTGTTAGGGAAAGAGAATCCGACGCTCTATGCGATGGATCCCGACTCGCAGGAATACCAGCAGATGATGGCGCAGAAGGCTCAACAGCCGCCGCAAGACCCGCGGCTTGGCGCTGCGCAGATCAAGGCAGAGTCGGACAAACAGATCGCCGGCATTCGCCTGCAAACCGAGCAGATCAAAGCCGACAGCGAGCGTGCACAGGCTCAGGCCGAACTCCTGCATGGCGCGCAACAGGGCCAGCAAGATCGCGACCTGCAAGCCGCGCAGATTAATTCGCAGGAGTGGCAAACGGCGCTCAAGGTCATCGGCCAGATCGTCGCCAGCCAACTCAAACAGGACGCAATGGCGGACGCCGGCGCGATGGTCAATAAGGATATGAGCGAGGTGCAGCGTGGCTCCTGA
- a CDS encoding PBSX family phage terminase large subunit codes for MSEVSIALPEKLIPVFEGEADVRGAKGGRGSAKTRSFAKMAAVQGQRFGEAGIGGQILCGRQYMNSLEDSSLEECKRAIEEEPALSDYYELGDKYIKSRDGRIWFSFAGLDRSIASIKSKGRILLCWVDEAEPVTEEAWTTLIPTLREEGEGWNAELWVTWNPKRKTAPVERRFPVNCSDPRIKVVELNWRDNPRFPAKLERDRQRDLEERPEQYDHIWEGGFVTALEGAYYAKHLLKAKEDGRIGFFPADPLMTIRLMCDIGGTGAKADAFAIWAMQFIGREIRVVNYYEAVGQPIDAHIAWCRAQGYEPSRAQFWLPHDGDTQDKVYDVSYKSALVKAGYSVTVVPNQGPGAAMARVDRARVLFPQIRFNEMTTEAGRAALGWYHEKRDEERGIGLGPEHDWSSHGADAFGLGCVVWKEPQEMKPIQYGRLGIV; via the coding sequence ATGAGCGAAGTATCGATTGCTCTGCCGGAAAAGCTGATCCCGGTGTTCGAGGGTGAGGCCGACGTACGGGGGGCAAAGGGGGGGCGCGGGAGCGCCAAGACGCGATCGTTCGCCAAGATGGCAGCAGTGCAAGGGCAGCGTTTCGGAGAGGCTGGGATTGGCGGCCAGATTCTCTGCGGACGGCAGTACATGAATTCTCTGGAAGACTCATCGCTCGAAGAGTGCAAGCGGGCGATCGAGGAAGAGCCGGCGCTGAGTGATTACTACGAGCTTGGCGACAAATACATCAAGAGCCGCGACGGACGTATCTGGTTCTCGTTCGCTGGCCTGGATCGAAGCATCGCCAGCATCAAGTCGAAGGGACGCATTCTGCTTTGCTGGGTTGATGAGGCCGAGCCCGTCACTGAGGAAGCGTGGACGACGTTGATTCCGACGCTGCGCGAAGAAGGCGAAGGCTGGAACGCTGAACTCTGGGTGACGTGGAACCCGAAACGCAAGACGGCTCCGGTGGAGCGGAGATTCCCGGTCAATTGCAGCGATCCGCGGATCAAGGTCGTTGAACTCAACTGGCGAGATAACCCGCGCTTCCCGGCGAAGCTGGAGCGTGACCGTCAGCGTGATCTCGAAGAGCGTCCGGAGCAATACGACCACATCTGGGAAGGCGGCTTCGTCACCGCGCTTGAGGGTGCTTATTACGCGAAGCATCTGCTGAAAGCGAAGGAAGACGGTCGCATCGGGTTCTTCCCCGCCGATCCGCTGATGACGATTCGCCTGATGTGCGACATCGGCGGCACGGGTGCTAAGGCCGACGCATTCGCCATCTGGGCGATGCAGTTCATCGGCCGCGAGATTCGCGTCGTGAACTACTACGAGGCTGTGGGGCAGCCGATTGACGCACACATTGCCTGGTGTCGTGCTCAGGGCTACGAGCCGAGCCGGGCGCAATTCTGGCTCCCTCATGACGGCGATACGCAAGACAAGGTGTACGACGTTTCGTACAAGTCTGCGTTGGTAAAAGCCGGATACAGCGTAACGGTTGTACCGAACCAAGGACCCGGCGCTGCGATGGCTCGCGTTGATCGCGCTCGGGTGCTGTTTCCGCAGATCAGGTTCAACGAGATGACGACCGAAGCTGGTCGAGCTGCACTTGGTTGGTATCACGAGAAGCGGGACGAGGAACGAGGAATCGGCCTCGGTCCTGAGCATGACTGGTCATCGCATGGTGCAGATGCATTCGGCCTCGGCTGCGTGGTTTGGAAGGAGCCGCAGGAGATGAAACCTATTCAGTACGGGCGCCTTGGAATCGTTTGA
- a CDS encoding DUF5681 domain-containing protein, with the protein MSKNRQETDKPKRPAPKTAFKKGVSGNPGGRPKRTAEELDLIAACKDRTPAALAVIESIMMEGENERNRLAAAQAIIDRGYGKAPEKVEHTGKGGGPIQHTFKLTPLIA; encoded by the coding sequence ATGTCTAAGAACAGACAGGAAACAGACAAGCCAAAGCGGCCCGCGCCTAAAACGGCGTTCAAGAAGGGCGTCTCGGGGAATCCCGGAGGACGGCCGAAGCGTACGGCCGAAGAGCTTGATCTGATCGCGGCATGTAAAGACCGGACGCCGGCGGCACTCGCTGTTATTGAGTCGATCATGATGGAAGGCGAGAACGAGCGCAATCGGCTCGCGGCTGCGCAGGCAATCATCGACCGTGGCTACGGCAAAGCTCCCGAGAAGGTCGAGCACACGGGTAAGGGGGGCGGTCCGATTCAGCACACATTCAAGCTCACGCCGCTGATTGCATGA
- a CDS encoding helix-turn-helix domain-containing protein: MEAYAELVALKQWATPRQIEYIDAIERHNGNVSAAAKELNVARGTIANLLEGLKRRAARMGYSPAHDMTHAVPDGFHVKGVSTYYNAEGKPAGQWVKSSIDHEKQLEIIRETISELCTSFPRCSPIAYSGGEMNALCNLVVFTDYHLGMLAWHKEGGADWDLKIAERLLVSSFLHMVQAAPKAGKCVLAIQGDFLHTDGLLPVTPAHKNVLDADSRYSKIVASAIRVIRHLVDYALERHAEVHLILCEGNHDEAGSIWLRQMFGALYENEPRLTVNDSELPFYVHQHGDVMLCFHHGHKVKNEALPMLFAAQYPKIWGATAKRYCHTGHRHHVDEKEYSGIVVVQHPTLAARDAYAARGGWISERAAQVITYHSKFGQVARNYVAPEMFE; this comes from the coding sequence ATGGAAGCCTACGCTGAACTCGTAGCGCTCAAGCAGTGGGCTACGCCGCGGCAGATCGAATACATCGACGCCATCGAGCGCCACAATGGGAACGTCAGTGCGGCAGCGAAGGAGCTGAACGTCGCTCGCGGCACGATTGCGAACCTCCTAGAGGGGCTGAAAAGGCGTGCTGCGCGTATGGGGTATAGCCCGGCGCACGACATGACGCATGCGGTTCCAGACGGCTTCCATGTGAAGGGCGTCAGCACCTACTACAACGCCGAAGGCAAGCCTGCCGGGCAGTGGGTCAAGAGCAGCATCGACCACGAAAAGCAGTTGGAGATCATTCGCGAAACGATCTCCGAGCTTTGTACATCTTTTCCGCGCTGTTCACCGATTGCATACAGCGGCGGAGAAATGAACGCCCTGTGCAATCTGGTGGTGTTCACGGACTACCACCTTGGAATGCTCGCATGGCATAAGGAAGGCGGGGCCGATTGGGATCTGAAGATCGCGGAGCGATTGCTGGTGTCGAGCTTCCTGCATATGGTGCAGGCGGCGCCGAAGGCAGGGAAGTGCGTTCTGGCGATCCAAGGCGACTTCCTGCACACGGATGGATTGCTGCCGGTCACGCCGGCACATAAGAACGTCCTTGATGCAGACAGCCGCTACAGCAAGATCGTGGCCTCGGCCATTCGAGTGATCCGGCATCTGGTCGATTACGCGCTTGAACGGCATGCGGAAGTGCACCTCATCCTGTGCGAAGGGAATCACGACGAGGCTGGCTCGATCTGGCTGCGACAGATGTTCGGTGCGCTATACGAGAACGAGCCGCGGCTGACGGTGAACGACTCGGAGCTTCCGTTCTACGTTCACCAGCATGGCGATGTGATGTTGTGCTTCCACCACGGGCATAAGGTGAAGAATGAGGCGCTCCCAATGCTCTTTGCGGCGCAATATCCGAAGATCTGGGGCGCGACGGCAAAGCGTTACTGCCATACGGGCCATCGCCATCACGTTGATGAGAAGGAATATTCCGGCATCGTGGTTGTCCAGCACCCGACTTTGGCAGCTCGCGACGCTTATGCAGCACGCGGCGGATGGATTTCGGAGCGGGCGGCGCAGGTAATCACGTATCACTCAAAGTTCGGTCAGGTCGCGCGCAACTACGTGGCTCCGGAGATGTTCGAATGA
- a CDS encoding recombination protein NinG — MIERALKAKKCRQCGVVFTPMRSMQKVCSPGCAMALAEKEKARKAARAQREERKSLREALEKAKTRGTHLRELQAAFNAWIRARDAGQPCISCGRYHQGQNHAGHYRSVGSEPALRFEPDNVHLQCQPCNTHLSGNLIPYRINLIRKIGLERVEWLEGKHEPQKLTIAEIQERKAFYRAEVRRMKKEAA, encoded by the coding sequence ATGATCGAGCGCGCGCTTAAGGCGAAGAAGTGTCGGCAGTGCGGAGTCGTCTTCACGCCGATGCGTTCGATGCAGAAGGTGTGCTCGCCCGGATGTGCGATGGCGCTGGCCGAGAAGGAAAAGGCGCGCAAGGCCGCCCGGGCGCAGCGCGAGGAAAGGAAGTCGTTGCGGGAAGCACTAGAGAAAGCGAAGACGCGCGGCACGCACCTCCGGGAGTTGCAGGCGGCGTTCAACGCGTGGATTCGCGCGCGCGATGCAGGGCAACCCTGCATTTCGTGCGGGCGGTATCACCAAGGCCAGAACCACGCGGGCCATTACCGCTCGGTCGGATCGGAGCCGGCGCTCAGGTTCGAGCCCGACAACGTGCACCTACAGTGTCAACCATGTAACACGCATCTGTCTGGGAATTTGATTCCGTACCGGATCAACCTGATCCGCAAGATCGGACTGGAGCGCGTCGAATGGCTCGAAGGGAAGCACGAGCCGCAGAAGTTGACGATCGCTGAGATTCAAGAGCGAAAGGCTTTTTACCGCGCCGAGGTCCGGCGCATGAAAAAGGAGGCAGCATAA
- a CDS encoding helix-turn-helix domain-containing protein produces MNKAPAFHSRLRELRRERHMSQSAFAAECRLSSEYVSMLERDLRVPGYWTLLETARFFGVSLDYLAGLTDKREAA; encoded by the coding sequence ATGAACAAGGCGCCCGCATTCCATTCCCGTCTGCGCGAGCTTCGCAGGGAACGACACATGAGCCAATCGGCCTTCGCCGCGGAATGCCGGCTGTCGTCGGAATACGTTTCGATGTTGGAGCGAGATCTTCGAGTCCCGGGCTATTGGACGCTGCTGGAAACCGCCCGGTTCTTCGGCGTCAGTCTCGACTATCTCGCGGGCCTGACCGACAAGCGGGAGGCTGCATGA